In the genome of Leptolyngbya sp. FACHB-261, one region contains:
- a CDS encoding filamentous hemagglutinin N-terminal domain-containing protein, with product MTNQKVKHKSLFQGQWLTLAGSIVLAGLTAAVGANAQAQVESDNTLGTSVSASGRNFQITGGTRVGNRNLFHSFQRFDVPARGTATFLNDASVTNIFSRVTGGTRSDIQGIIRAQGTANLFLINPSGILFGPNAQLDIGGSFIGTTANEIQFPSGGSFSLTSPVNPTDTLLTVNPSAFLFAPGTSQPNSIQASRNSRLEVDPGRSIVLLGGDVEVTGGRLLARGGRIELGGLANQGTVGLAVEGPVGNELRLQFPQGTARANVSLANSASADVTAGSGGSIAVNAANITLSRSNLFAGIQSGQGSAAAQAGDITLNATGATLIEQGSRVENNINGTGRGNGGDITVQSSSLDITNGAKLSADVIGQGNAGDIRLTIAGPVRITTSSNNTEISSQVAGNAVGSGGDITINAESLSIVSTSSRAGARINIATGGIGNAGTIKIEVDGAVLLQTVPGQTGDQTGIRSQARAGAVGGGGDVTINAASLSILNSAEITANTSSEPGTGDSSQRDAGDITVRVSGPVTITNSGRIRSNVGREGKEGNGGDIVIEASSFSATGGGYVEASTSGVGNAGSIRITAPTGLVELSGRDDERRITSRLSTGTQEGAGGQGGDITVIARELRLSDGAVLNARSQSAQQGGDITVEAQTVNLSGGGQLVSTAFSQGAAGNINIRNTEQLRLSGNDPKYQDRRADAQTRVGIPNGVTSINEIIFSDGADSGLLARSEGQGAGGEITINAGQVLIEDGAVISTDTAGAGKGGPIQVNANALTLNRRAEITSLSRGTGDAGNIDLDVRNQVLPQALEANAASSTSSRSNLQPGQLLIQNGASISADTEARGRGGSVRINTESLRLNSNARLSAEAAGEGNAGSINANAQAITLSRNSSISTAVSNPNAAGQGGSINLRTRSLLLNTGSQLSAETSGRGRAGNVSVRNANLVNLNNSRISTAVNLGANVTVSGPNQGGSIDLQTRNLSLTSNARLSAETAGRGDAGSINVRNAQAITLSRNSSISTAVSGTNAVGQGGDIRLQTGSMTLNSGAEISARSQGNGNAGRITINASGPLQATNSNISTAADQATGGSITIQARNIRLQGNSDITTDVTSGSGSGGNIFLQADTILAFADSDIIASAAEGAGGNITLATPIFFGFRYQPNDPNSAINSNTKLDGNGRVDINASGTLASGTISLPDISFLQNGLTQLPANLIDTSTLIANSCIARSQQQAGNFLITGAGSLPLRPGDTLSPYPTGGVRSIPARHNAARSWQPGDPIVEPAGAYRLANGQVMLSRECTP from the coding sequence GTGACCAATCAGAAAGTCAAGCACAAGAGTTTGTTTCAGGGCCAGTGGCTCACCTTAGCAGGGTCAATCGTTCTAGCAGGACTGACTGCAGCAGTTGGCGCTAATGCCCAAGCGCAGGTTGAGTCTGATAACACTTTGGGTACTTCTGTCTCTGCTAGTGGCCGCAACTTCCAGATCACAGGCGGCACCAGAGTTGGCAACAGGAATTTATTTCACAGTTTTCAGCGGTTTGATGTTCCAGCGCGGGGAACCGCTACATTTCTAAACGATGCGTCGGTTACTAATATCTTCTCGCGGGTTACAGGTGGCACTCGCTCCGATATTCAAGGCATTATTCGGGCTCAGGGAACGGCCAATCTGTTTCTAATCAACCCTAGCGGTATTCTGTTTGGCCCCAATGCACAGCTTGATATTGGCGGTTCATTTATTGGCACAACAGCTAATGAGATTCAGTTTCCGAGTGGAGGTAGCTTCTCATTAACCTCACCGGTTAACCCGACCGATACTTTGCTCACAGTTAATCCTTCGGCATTTCTCTTTGCTCCAGGGACTAGTCAGCCGAATAGCATTCAAGCTTCTAGAAATAGCCGGTTAGAAGTGGATCCTGGCCGCAGCATTGTTTTACTGGGTGGTGATGTGGAAGTAACGGGTGGGAGGTTACTAGCGCGAGGCGGGCGCATTGAATTAGGCGGATTAGCCAATCAGGGCACTGTGGGCCTAGCTGTTGAAGGTCCAGTAGGGAATGAATTGCGCTTGCAGTTCCCACAAGGGACAGCCCGAGCCAATGTTTCCTTAGCAAACAGTGCCAGCGCTGATGTCACTGCCGGGAGCGGCGGTAGTATTGCAGTCAATGCAGCTAACATTACCCTTTCACGTAGCAATCTCTTTGCTGGTATCCAGTCAGGCCAAGGCTCAGCAGCAGCTCAGGCAGGAGACATTACCCTCAATGCCACTGGCGCAACCCTTATTGAGCAAGGGAGTAGAGTCGAGAACAACATCAATGGCACTGGTCGGGGTAATGGCGGGGACATCACCGTTCAAAGCAGTTCCCTAGACATTACCAATGGCGCAAAGTTAAGTGCCGACGTTATAGGACAAGGCAATGCAGGCGATATCCGCCTCACTATCGCTGGTCCCGTTCGAATAACGACCAGCTCCAACAATACTGAAATTTCTAGCCAAGTCGCTGGTAATGCTGTAGGCAGCGGCGGTGACATTACAATTAATGCCGAGTCGCTTTCGATTGTTAGTACTAGCAGCCGGGCAGGCGCGCGCATTAATATCGCCACCGGCGGAATTGGTAATGCGGGAACCATCAAGATTGAGGTTGATGGTGCAGTCCTGCTACAAACAGTGCCAGGGCAGACAGGCGATCAAACTGGCATCCGCAGTCAGGCCAGAGCGGGAGCCGTAGGCGGTGGCGGTGATGTCACGATTAATGCAGCCTCCCTCTCGATTCTCAACAGTGCTGAGATTACGGCTAACACTTCTAGTGAGCCTGGGACTGGCGATAGCAGTCAGAGAGACGCGGGAGATATTACAGTTCGCGTTAGTGGTCCAGTCACAATCACCAATAGCGGCAGGATACGTAGCAATGTGGGCCGGGAGGGCAAAGAGGGCAACGGTGGCGATATCGTCATTGAAGCAAGCTCCTTCTCAGCTACAGGGGGTGGCTATGTTGAAGCATCCACTAGTGGCGTGGGCAATGCGGGCAGCATTCGTATTACCGCACCCACAGGTCTAGTTGAGCTATCTGGGCGGGATGATGAACGGCGCATTACCAGCCGCCTCTCCACCGGTACACAAGAAGGGGCCGGAGGGCAAGGTGGCGATATCACGGTCATTGCTAGAGAGTTGCGCCTGTCTGACGGAGCCGTGCTCAATGCCAGGAGCCAGAGTGCTCAACAGGGCGGTGACATTACGGTCGAGGCCCAAACGGTTAATCTCAGCGGCGGGGGACAGCTCGTTTCTACAGCCTTTAGCCAGGGAGCAGCAGGCAACATCAACATCCGCAACACTGAGCAGCTTCGGCTTTCCGGGAACGACCCCAAATACCAAGACCGCAGGGCTGATGCCCAAACCCGAGTAGGGATACCCAACGGTGTCACCTCGATCAACGAGATCATTTTTAGCGATGGCGCAGACAGTGGCCTGCTGGCCCGGTCAGAGGGGCAAGGTGCTGGCGGCGAAATCACAATCAATGCGGGCCAAGTGCTTATCGAGGATGGCGCTGTGATCTCGACTGATACTGCTGGAGCTGGGAAGGGAGGTCCTATTCAGGTAAACGCCAATGCACTCACCCTTAATCGTCGGGCTGAAATTACCAGTCTTAGCCGAGGCACTGGCGATGCAGGCAACATTGACCTTGATGTACGCAACCAGGTTTTGCCTCAAGCTTTAGAGGCTAACGCCGCTTCTTCTACCAGTAGTCGTTCAAATCTGCAACCTGGGCAATTGTTGATTCAAAACGGAGCCTCGATTTCTGCGGATACTGAGGCTAGAGGCAGGGGTGGCAGTGTTCGGATCAATACTGAATCTCTCAGGCTCAATAGCAATGCTCGGCTGTCCGCTGAGGCTGCCGGTGAAGGCAACGCAGGCAGTATTAATGCAAATGCCCAGGCGATTACCTTAAGCAGAAATAGCTCAATCTCGACAGCAGTTAGCAACCCTAATGCGGCTGGACAGGGAGGCAGTATTAATCTGCGAACTCGCTCGCTCTTGCTCAATACTGGCTCTCAGTTGTCAGCAGAAACTTCAGGCCGAGGCCGCGCCGGTAATGTTTCTGTGCGCAACGCCAACTTAGTCAACCTCAACAACAGCAGAATTTCTACAGCTGTAAACCTGGGGGCAAATGTGACAGTCTCAGGCCCTAATCAAGGCGGTAGCATTGATCTGCAAACCCGAAACCTTTCGTTGACTAGCAATGCTCGCTTGTCTGCTGAAACTGCAGGAAGAGGCGACGCGGGCAGTATAAATGTGCGTAATGCCCAAGCGATTACCTTAAGCAGAAATAGCTCAATCTCGACAGCAGTTAGTGGCACTAATGCCGTTGGACAGGGAGGAGATATTAGGCTCCAGACTGGCTCCATGACCCTGAATAGCGGCGCGGAAATCTCTGCTCGGAGTCAGGGCAATGGGAACGCCGGTCGGATTACGATCAACGCTAGTGGTCCCCTACAAGCTACTAATAGCAATATCAGCACAGCTGCGGATCAGGCCACTGGAGGGAGCATTACCATTCAGGCCCGCAACATTCGCTTACAAGGTAATAGTGACATCACCACTGATGTGACCAGTGGCAGTGGTAGTGGCGGCAATATCTTCTTGCAAGCCGATACAATTCTTGCCTTTGCTGACAGCGACATCATTGCTTCAGCAGCTGAAGGGGCAGGTGGCAATATCACCCTGGCAACGCCCATCTTTTTTGGCTTCCGCTATCAACCCAATGACCCAAATTCGGCAATTAACTCAAACACCAAGTTAGATGGCAATGGCCGAGTTGATATTAATGCCAGCGGCACCTTAGCCTCTGGAACGATCAGCCTGCCCGACATCAGCTTTCTGCAAAATGGCCTGACGCAATTGCCTGCCAACCTGATTGATACCAGCACCCTAATTGCCAATAGCTGCATCGCTCGCAGCCAGCAACAGGCAGGTAACTTTTTGATCACAGGGGCAGGCAGCCTGCCGTTGCGTCCAGGGGATACCCTATCTCCCTATCCAACCGGTGGCGTGCGGTCTATCCCCGCACGCCACAACGCTGCCCGTTCCTGGCAACCTGGCGATCCGATTGTGGAGCCAGCAGGAGCCTACCGTTTGGCAAATGGACAGGTGATGCTGAGCCGGGAATGTACTCCCTAA
- a CDS encoding M23 family metallopeptidase, producing MTKLGQIGGFGGALAALLVTLPVQALQIKVLPQSPALGDTVQVEVTDSTAPTVSLNGRNYPAFVIGPNRWRALLPTSPLDRPGALRIQASNGSETQQTVVNLRARQFPTQRIWLSSSSDGPGLSQIERDRVAQFKATVSPERFWSGLFQRPSQGEISTVYGVQRYYNGQFAQDYYHRGVDYAAATGTPVVAPAAGRVVLVGRESQGFRIHGNCVGLDHGQGVLSIFMHLSRVNVQEGQMVQPGQTIGAVGSTGASTGPHLHWGLYVNGVAVDPVPWRYGYDNGGPIQ from the coding sequence ATGACAAAACTCGGGCAAATTGGCGGTTTTGGGGGTGCTCTAGCGGCGCTGTTGGTGACACTACCGGTTCAAGCCTTGCAGATCAAGGTTCTACCTCAATCTCCGGCGCTGGGGGATACAGTCCAGGTTGAGGTGACCGATTCCACGGCTCCAACCGTGAGCCTCAACGGGCGGAATTACCCGGCGTTTGTGATTGGCCCTAATCGCTGGCGGGCCTTGCTGCCAACGTCTCCGCTGGACCGCCCAGGGGCTTTGCGAATACAGGCCAGTAACGGCAGCGAAACTCAGCAGACGGTGGTTAATCTGCGGGCTCGGCAGTTCCCCACCCAACGCATCTGGCTTAGTAGCAGTAGCGATGGTCCCGGTCTGAGTCAAATAGAGCGCGACCGTGTGGCCCAGTTTAAGGCGACCGTTTCCCCAGAGCGTTTCTGGAGCGGTTTATTTCAACGTCCCAGTCAGGGTGAGATTTCGACCGTCTATGGCGTGCAGCGCTACTACAACGGCCAATTTGCGCAGGATTACTACCATCGAGGCGTAGATTACGCAGCGGCAACCGGCACTCCCGTAGTGGCGCCAGCCGCAGGGCGAGTAGTCCTAGTGGGGCGAGAAAGCCAGGGCTTCCGGATCCACGGCAACTGTGTTGGTCTCGACCATGGGCAAGGCGTCCTCAGCATCTTCATGCACCTCAGCCGCGTGAATGTGCAGGAAGGTCAGATGGTACAGCCTGGGCAAACCATTGGAGCTGTGGGAAGCACCGGCGCTTCCACTGGCCCCCATTTGCATTGGGGACTCTATGTGAATGGTGTAGCTGTCGATCCGGTGCCCTGGCGCTATGGTTACGACAATGGAGGGCCGATTCAGTAG
- a CDS encoding cation:proton antiporter, with product MQEDFRLIVDLVTVLAAASVGGVMASLLRLPVLLGYLLGGIVVGPAGLALVKELVQVETLAQLGAAFLLFALGVEFSLGELKKVRVIALGGGSLQILLTISLTALLSVTVGWVTTPPQGVFLGAILSLSSTAVVLKSLMERNETETPHGQVMLGILIVQDLALGLMLAVLPALDKPAEQIGMAIGQALLLTVMFAAGALAMGIWVVPSLLKLLARTESKELFLLGVIALCLGIALLTEHLGLSIEMGAFVAGLMISEVEYADQTLSVVEPLRDVFATLFFAAIGMLIDPVFLWNNLELILGLVALTFVGKFALITPLVMTFRYPLRTALIAGLGLAQIGEFSFVLASEGQRLGLVSRRVYLLILGTTAVTLMVTPFVLRLTPQLFRLLEKVPPFKGWLEGEEEPREVCETTGTCQGHAVVCGYGHKGRNVVRLLKSRGYAVLVIDQSESAIQQLREDGIPYVYGNAASPLVLAKAHVDRARTMAIALSDSMSTRLCLKRSLEVAPELNIVVCANHDKDIELLYQLGAKEVVQPDFEASLELCSRLLLDLGEPIPSVLREVGLIRDSHYLDLRPTRAAAELARDVRSASRDLNGKWFDLPEGSPLIGMNLAETDLRRLTGVTLMAIQRDEGEELDYPDAQTLLMAGDRLLLVGEDDELAAFKALAEGEAALPDGYLFSQWVQINPDSNLAGHTLSHLDLRRRYGVQVQLIRREGQLIRLPDGATGLESGDWVLIVGEAPQVNQVRYLTAPPVLLPLVKPAAAAIAHEEESEGIPTPVAVALDHLE from the coding sequence GTGCAGGAAGATTTCAGACTGATTGTGGACCTGGTGACTGTGCTGGCTGCCGCCTCAGTGGGAGGCGTCATGGCTTCACTCCTGCGGTTGCCCGTGTTGCTGGGCTATCTCCTTGGCGGTATCGTCGTTGGCCCAGCCGGACTGGCTTTGGTCAAAGAGCTAGTTCAGGTAGAAACGCTGGCTCAGTTAGGAGCGGCCTTCCTGCTATTCGCTCTAGGCGTCGAGTTCTCATTAGGAGAGCTGAAAAAAGTCCGGGTAATTGCCCTGGGCGGCGGTAGCTTGCAAATCTTGCTGACGATCAGCCTGACAGCCCTGCTCTCAGTCACGGTTGGTTGGGTCACCACCCCACCTCAAGGGGTATTCTTAGGCGCGATCCTATCGCTGTCTTCGACAGCCGTGGTGCTCAAGAGCTTGATGGAGCGGAACGAGACCGAAACTCCCCACGGTCAGGTGATGCTGGGGATTTTGATCGTGCAGGATCTAGCCCTTGGTTTGATGCTGGCCGTTTTGCCCGCCTTGGATAAGCCTGCCGAGCAAATTGGCATGGCCATAGGGCAGGCGTTGCTGTTGACGGTAATGTTTGCAGCTGGGGCCCTGGCAATGGGCATCTGGGTTGTGCCCTCTCTACTCAAGCTCTTGGCCCGCACAGAGAGTAAAGAGCTGTTTCTCCTCGGGGTGATTGCCCTGTGTTTGGGCATTGCACTGCTCACTGAGCACCTGGGTCTCTCGATCGAGATGGGGGCGTTCGTAGCGGGCCTCATGATCTCCGAGGTGGAATACGCTGACCAGACTCTCTCGGTCGTTGAGCCGCTGCGCGATGTCTTTGCCACACTGTTCTTCGCCGCAATCGGCATGCTGATCGATCCGGTGTTCCTGTGGAACAACCTGGAGCTGATCCTGGGACTGGTGGCGCTGACCTTTGTGGGCAAGTTTGCCCTGATCACGCCGCTGGTGATGACCTTCCGCTACCCTCTGCGCACCGCGCTGATCGCCGGTTTGGGGCTGGCTCAGATTGGGGAATTCTCCTTTGTGCTGGCTAGCGAAGGCCAACGACTAGGGCTGGTTTCGCGGCGGGTGTATCTGCTGATTCTGGGCACCACAGCGGTGACGCTGATGGTGACACCCTTTGTACTGCGCCTGACACCTCAACTGTTCCGGCTACTAGAAAAAGTGCCGCCGTTTAAAGGCTGGCTAGAGGGGGAGGAAGAGCCGCGCGAGGTCTGCGAAACCACGGGAACTTGTCAAGGTCATGCTGTCGTCTGTGGATATGGGCACAAGGGCCGCAATGTTGTGCGCCTGCTCAAAAGCCGGGGCTATGCCGTGTTAGTCATCGACCAGTCAGAAAGCGCCATTCAGCAACTGCGGGAGGATGGGATTCCCTACGTCTATGGCAATGCTGCCAGCCCACTCGTATTAGCTAAGGCTCATGTGGACCGCGCGCGCACCATGGCGATTGCCCTCTCTGATTCGATGAGCACTCGCCTGTGTCTGAAGCGATCCCTTGAAGTAGCACCAGAGCTGAACATTGTTGTCTGTGCCAACCACGACAAGGATATCGAGCTGCTGTATCAGTTGGGTGCCAAAGAAGTTGTGCAGCCCGATTTTGAAGCCAGCCTGGAACTGTGCTCCCGACTATTGCTGGATCTGGGAGAGCCAATCCCATCAGTGCTGCGAGAAGTTGGCCTGATCCGCGACAGCCATTATCTAGATTTGCGCCCAACCCGTGCAGCCGCCGAGCTGGCCCGAGATGTACGTTCTGCCTCTAGGGATCTCAACGGCAAATGGTTTGACCTACCCGAGGGGTCACCGTTAATCGGTATGAACCTGGCTGAGACCGATTTACGGCGTCTGACGGGCGTTACGTTGATGGCTATTCAGCGCGACGAGGGTGAGGAGTTGGACTATCCCGACGCTCAAACTCTGCTCATGGCTGGCGACCGCCTGTTGCTGGTGGGGGAAGACGACGAATTAGCAGCGTTTAAGGCACTGGCAGAAGGCGAGGCCGCTTTACCCGATGGCTATTTGTTTAGTCAGTGGGTACAGATTAACCCCGACAGCAACTTGGCCGGCCATACTCTGTCGCACTTGGATCTGCGCCGTCGCTACGGTGTCCAAGTACAACTGATCCGTCGCGAAGGTCAACTGATCCGCTTGCCCGATGGCGCAACTGGTCTTGAGTCTGGAGATTGGGTGCTGATTGTAGGCGAAGCCCCTCAAGTGAATCAGGTGCGCTACCTGACAGCGCCACCGGTTCTGCTGCCTCTGGTTAAGCCAGCAGCAGCCGCTATTGCGCACGAGGAGGAAAGTGAGGGAATACCAACCCCCGTGGCCGTTGCCCTAGATCACCTGGAATAG
- a CDS encoding Crp/Fnr family transcriptional regulator translates to MKRFLSESLRGKPFFNAVASVACGKRVGVSWQTVMMTSTGPVSVSDALHYYTYSEGSSIDLVEPVIFYIDSGLVMLCANTPEEGDYSVGILGPGMVFGRTIADEGCQAVALVTTQLRALASTQTIADLNLLNDALIARLRHTHTLLEVANQRPVMRRFCSLLEVLGNHLGRTTPQGVLIDVRLTHQQLATLIGSTRVTITRMLGELKDQGVVCQMENQRLLLRRAA, encoded by the coding sequence ATGAAGCGCTTCTTATCGGAATCGCTTCGTGGCAAGCCGTTTTTCAACGCAGTGGCCTCTGTAGCTTGTGGCAAACGAGTAGGCGTTAGTTGGCAAACCGTGATGATGACTAGTACCGGACCCGTTTCAGTTAGCGACGCGCTTCACTATTACACCTACAGTGAAGGAAGCTCCATCGACTTGGTTGAACCCGTAATCTTCTACATCGACTCTGGCTTGGTGATGCTCTGCGCCAACACCCCAGAGGAGGGGGATTACAGCGTGGGTATCTTGGGACCCGGTATGGTATTTGGTCGAACAATCGCCGATGAAGGCTGCCAGGCTGTGGCATTGGTCACAACTCAGCTGAGAGCTTTAGCCAGCACTCAAACCATTGCTGACTTGAACTTGCTCAATGACGCTCTGATCGCTCGCCTGCGGCATACCCACACTCTGCTAGAAGTTGCTAATCAGCGCCCAGTCATGCGACGCTTTTGCAGCTTGCTAGAGGTCTTGGGCAATCACTTGGGCCGGACTACGCCGCAGGGTGTGTTGATCGACGTGCGCCTAACCCACCAGCAACTAGCAACGCTGATTGGCTCCACGCGGGTCACGATTACCCGCATGCTAGGCGAACTTAAAGATCAGGGAGTCGTGTGCCAGATGGAGAACCAACGCCTGTTGCTTAGGCGAGCCGCCTAG
- a CDS encoding gamma-glutamyltransferase: MTRFAIATGTPEAAEAAVAIVERGGTAIDGLVAAAFTLLVTEPLFCGLGGGGFILLRSPDGKVEAIDGYGAMPGLPSQQPPPRAGGLAVPLPYGDGIKTGIGHAACAVPGVLRALAKAWDLGGCLPWAELLQPAIHHASVGHRLHRNVAYFLALSAASIQGFSPASRQVFFQDDGITPRAAGELFVQADLAQSLQVVATEGAEALYTGSLSTKLVSDMAAHEGVITAEDLRAYQAVVRQPLQISWGDWQIFTNPAPSRGGERLAFLLANSQGLGLPEQAKLLRRAIEQGRGLFQSGTTHTSAVDQQGYAASLTMSNGYGSGVVVPGTGIALNNSLGELELHPEGLHYPPGERLESNMSPTIAVHADGRVIALGSPGAERIPTAIWLTWLNLSSGAESEADLIQAVASPRWHVEARPEGWTFLYEPGVAAQTLAAEFRLRPFETLDMYFGSAQVALLNRAGTVQAVADPRRTGSVGCL, from the coding sequence ATGACCCGCTTTGCAATTGCTACCGGTACCCCCGAAGCTGCTGAAGCTGCTGTGGCAATTGTGGAGCGGGGTGGCACAGCCATTGACGGTTTAGTTGCTGCTGCCTTTACGCTCTTGGTTACAGAGCCGCTCTTCTGCGGCTTGGGCGGCGGCGGCTTTATCTTGCTGCGCTCTCCTGATGGCAAGGTTGAGGCGATTGACGGCTATGGGGCCATGCCCGGTTTACCGAGCCAGCAACCGCCTCCCCGAGCCGGAGGCTTGGCGGTTCCCCTACCCTATGGGGACGGTATCAAGACTGGGATTGGCCATGCTGCCTGTGCTGTACCGGGGGTGCTGCGAGCACTGGCTAAAGCCTGGGATCTAGGGGGCTGTTTGCCTTGGGCCGAGCTGCTGCAACCTGCAATCCACCACGCTAGTGTCGGGCATCGGCTACACCGTAACGTTGCTTACTTCCTGGCCCTCTCTGCGGCCAGCATTCAAGGTTTTAGTCCCGCCTCGCGCCAAGTATTTTTCCAAGACGATGGCATTACGCCTCGTGCGGCGGGTGAGCTATTTGTCCAGGCTGACCTAGCTCAGAGCTTACAGGTCGTTGCTACTGAGGGGGCAGAAGCGCTTTACACCGGCAGTTTAAGCACAAAGCTGGTCTCAGACATGGCCGCCCATGAGGGTGTAATCACGGCTGAGGATTTGAGGGCTTACCAGGCTGTTGTGCGGCAACCCCTGCAAATTAGCTGGGGAGATTGGCAGATCTTTACCAACCCTGCGCCTTCTCGGGGCGGCGAACGGCTTGCCTTTCTGTTAGCCAACAGCCAGGGATTGGGTTTACCGGAGCAGGCCAAACTGCTGCGCCGTGCTATTGAGCAGGGGCGAGGGCTATTTCAATCTGGCACAACCCACACCTCAGCAGTCGACCAACAAGGCTACGCTGCCTCGCTCACGATGAGCAACGGTTACGGCTCAGGCGTTGTCGTGCCTGGAACTGGCATTGCCCTCAACAACAGTTTGGGTGAGCTGGAGTTGCACCCCGAGGGCCTGCACTACCCACCTGGAGAGCGATTGGAGAGTAATATGAGCCCCACGATTGCCGTTCATGCTGATGGACGAGTGATTGCTTTGGGCTCACCAGGGGCAGAGCGCATTCCTACAGCAATCTGGCTAACCTGGTTGAACCTAAGCAGTGGTGCCGAATCTGAGGCTGACTTGATTCAGGCCGTAGCTTCGCCTCGCTGGCATGTGGAGGCGCGTCCTGAAGGTTGGACCTTTCTGTACGAACCCGGCGTTGCGGCACAAACTCTGGCCGCAGAATTTCGCCTACGTCCTTTCGAAACGCTGGATATGTACTTCGGCTCGGCACAGGTGGCGCTCTTAAATCGGGCTGGTACAGTTCAGGCAGTAGCTGACCCGCGTCGGACAGGATCTGTGGGCTGTCTATAG
- a CDS encoding PetM family cytochrome b6-f complex subunit 7, which yields MGEMLTAAVLSFTLILVGMGLGFALLKLQGSKE from the coding sequence ATGGGTGAAATGCTAACGGCTGCAGTCCTGTCTTTCACGCTGATTCTAGTCGGCATGGGATTGGGATTTGCGCTTCTGAAACTTCAGGGCAGCAAAGAGTAG